The Paraburkholderia hospita region CCGTATGCCGATGCAGTTGTGCCTCACCAGTTCGTGCGGGGTGAGCGGCACCCCATACTCGGCGATATACGAAGGCGCCGCGCATAACAACCTGCGATTCGCCGCAAGCCGTCGCGCGACGACGCGGGTATCGGGCGGCTCGCCGAAGCGGATGCAGACGTCGAAGGCGTCGTCGGTGAGCGGCGGAGGCGTAACGGACAACTGCAACTGCACTGCGACCTGCGGATAACGGTTCACGAAACGCGAGATCGCCGGCGCCACATGACTGCGCCCAAACCCAAGCGTCGCATTCACTCGCAGCAACCCCTTCGGGCTCTTCTTCGCGCTGCCCAGCAGTTCGGACAATGCGTCGATCTCATCGAGTATCCGCCGCGCGTGCTCCAGGTACACCTCGCCTTCGGGCGTCAGCATCATCCGGCGCGTCGTCCGGTTCACGAGCGGCACGCCCGCGCGCTGCTCCATCTGCGTCAGACGCTTGCTCACGGCCGCGGGCGTCAAACCCAGTTCGCGCGCCGCCGCGCTCAGGCTGCCTGACGCGGCGAGCGTCGAGAAAAAGCTCAGATCGGTCGCTTGAACGGTCTCGGTCACGGCTCGATTTGTGAATTGAAGTTAAAGATGCTTTGAGTTTAGCACCGGTTACTGCGCTTCCAGTTAGGTACAGTCAGCTCCATTCCAAATCAATTGAAGGAGCGAGACATGAACACCTATCGCATTGCGACGATCCCCGGCGACGGCATCGGCAAGGAAGTCGTGCCGGCGGGCAAGGAAGTGCTGGAAGCGCTGGCGCGTACCAGCAACAGCTTCAAATTCGAGTTCGAAAACTTCGACTGGGGCGCCGACTACTACCGCGAGCACGGCGTGATGATGCCCGCCGACGGCCTCGACGCGATCCGCAACAAGGACGCCATCCTGTTCGGCTCGGCAGGCGACCCCGACGTGCCAGATCACGTGACGCTGTGGGGCCTGCGCCTGAAAATCTGCCAGGGCTTCGATCAATACGCGAACGTGCGGCCGACGCGCATTCTCCCCGGCATCGACGCACCGCTGAAGCGCTGCACGCCCGAAGACCTGAACTGGGTGATCGTCCGCGAAAACTCCGAGGGCGAATATTCGGGCGTCGGTGGCCGCGTGCATCAGGGTCATCCGATCGAAGCCGCCACCGACGTCTCCATCATGACGCGCGCCGGCGTCGAACGCATCATGCGCTTCGCGTTCCGTCTCGCGCAATCGCGCCCCCGCAAGCTGCTCACCGTCATCACGAAGAGCAACGCGCAGCGCCACGCGATGGTGATGTGGGACGAAATCGCACTGCAGATTTCGAAAGAGTTTCCGGACGTCAAATGGGACAAGGAACTCGTCGATGCGTCGACGGCACGCATGATCAACCGCCCGGCATCGCTCGACACCATCGTCGCGACCAACCTGCACGCCGACATCCTGAGCGACCTCGCCGCCGCGCTGGCGGGCAGCCTCGGCATTGCGCCGACGGGCAACATCGACCCGGAGCGCCGTTATCCGTCAATGTTCGAACCGATCCACGGCTCAGCGTTCGACATCATGGGCAAGGGTCTCGCGAATCCGATCGGCACGTTCTGGTCCGTCGTGATGCTGCTCGAGCATCTCGGCGAATTCGAAGCCGCAAAGCGTGTGATGAGCGCAGTCGAAACCGTCACCGCGGACCCGTCGCTGCATACGGGCGATCTTGGCGGCAAGGCGACGACGGCGCAAGTGACGGCAGCCGTCTGTGCGCTCGTCGAAAAGGTACCCGTAGCCGCATAACGCGCATGCAAATCCGTTGTCGCGCGGCTTTCGCCGCCGCGACAACGGGCGCAGCGAAAGGCGCGCCCAAAGGCTTCACGCACACAACAACAACTGACCCGCAAACGGCAGACAACGCGTGAAGCCTGAATTGTCCGGCACAGCCGGCTCAACCTCCAAGGAGGAGACACATGCAACCCGAACTCGAATCGCGAGTATCGCGCAAGCTCATGCTACGGATCATTCCGTTCGTGATGCTGCTCTACTTCGTCAGCTTTCTCGATCGTGTCAACGTCGGTTTCGCCGCCATGACGATGAACAAGGCAATCGGTCTTTCGCCGACGGCATTCGGCTTCGGCGGCGGGCTGTTCTTCATCGGCTACTTTCTGTTCGAAGTGCCGTCGAATCTCATCCTGCATCGCGTCGGCGCAAGGCTCTGGATCGCGCGCGTGATGGTGACGTGGGGCATCGTGTCGGCGGCTTCGGCGTTCGTCACGGGACCGACCAGCTTCTATGTATTGCGCTTCGTGCTGGGCGTCGCGGAAGCGGGCTTCTTTCCCGGCATCATCCTGTATCTGAGCCTCTGGTTTCCGGGCAAGCAGCGCGCGGCAGCCGCTGCATGGTTCATGGCCGCTGCGCCGATCTCGACGGCCATCGGCTCGCCGATCTCCGGCGCGATCATGCAGTTGCCGCCGATGTTCGGCCTCGCCGACTGGCAATTGCTTTACATCATCGAGGCCGTGCCCGCCGTCGTGCTCGGCTTCGTCGTGTTGAAGTTTTTGACCGACACACCGTCGAAAGCGCACTGGCTGAAGGACGACGAGCGCGAATGGCTGATCGCGAAGCTCAAGGCCGAAGCCGACGAGCGCAAAGGTCACTCGGGACATACGGCGGGCGCGCTGAGTGCGTTGCGCGATCCGCGTGTGCTCGCGCTTGCATTGATCTACTTCGGCACGTCGGCGGGTTTGTATACGCTTGGTCTGTGGGCACCGCTCATCATCCGGCAGTACGGGTTCAGCGCGCTGCAAACGGGCCTGCTGGCGGGCATTCCGAGCGTCCTTGCGGTGATTGCGATGGTGTTGTGGGCGCGGCACTCCGACCGGACTGAAGAACGCACGTGGCACATCGTCATTCCTTGCGCGCTGGCGTGCATCGGCTTCATCTTCGCGGGTCAGGCAGGTACTGCGCTCTTGATCGTGCTCGCACTGGTGGTCGTCAATGTCGGCATCAGCGCGGCGAAGGCGCCGCTGTGGGCGATGCCGAGCATGTTCCTCTCAGGCGCAGGCGCCGCAGCGGGCATCGCGATGATCAATTCGGTTGGCAATCTGGGCGGCTTCGTCGGTCCGTTTGCGATTGGCTGGCTCAAGAACGTGACGGGAGGATATGCAGCAGGCCTGTACGTGGTCGGCGCGACGCTGGCCGTCTCGGCGGTCGTCACGCTGATGCTGAGCCGCAAGGCCGCGCAGCAACCCGCCACTGCCTGCATGCGGCACGATCATTGATCGTTTCTAAATGAACACGGGCCGGTCCGACGGAAACGTCACCGGCCCATCCTTCTGATCTTCTCCTTCCCGTCGCCGAACGCTTTGCGAGCCGTCCCCGTAGCCTGTTGCAAATCGCCCTTCAGTTGCTGCGTGCGATTGCCCGTTACCTTGCCGACCACCTCGTTGACCTTGCCCTTCACCTGCTGTGCAACCCCTTTGATCTGATCGCGGTTCATGTCGCTCTCCCTGTCGATTAGCGCATAGGCGCCATCGGAGTAAGTGACATGCAATTCACGCGCCAACGCTTGCTGTAGCCGTGTAGCGCGTTTCAAGCCCGGCACGAAAGCGTTTTCATGACAACGCGCCGGTAACTTATACCAACGCATCATTCGACATCCGCCGCAACCCGCTGCGCGGCCCACGTCTCCAGTTCTTCAGCCGATATCGCCGGCGAATACAGGAATCCCTGCAACTCATCACAACCGATGCTACGCAGCGTGTTCGCTTCGTCCTCGTTTTCGACGCCCTCCGCGACCACGCGCAGACCCAACTCATGCCCAAGCTCGATGATCGCCTTGATGACGGCCAGATCGGCCGGCGCATCGAGCATGTCGCGAACGAACGCCCTGTCGATCTTCAATCGATCCAGCGGAAAACGGTTCAAATAGCTAAGGCTCGAATAGCCCGTGCCGAAATCGTCGAGCGATAGCTTCACGCCAAGCGCGCGTATCGCGCGAATCGCTTCGAGATAGTTCTCCGCGCTATCCATCAACACCGTTTCAGTGATTTCGAGTTCCAGCCGCTGCGGCGCGACGCCATGCATCGCGAGACTGCGCCGCAACGTGTCGACGATATCCGCGTCGCGCAACTGGATCGCCGACAGATTGATCGACATGCGCAACTCGCCCATCTCGTCGTCGCGCCAGCGCGCGAGTTGCCGGCACGCTTCGTCTATCACCCATGCGCCGATCGGAATGATCAGCCGCGTCTCTTCGGCGATGGGAATGAACTGCGCGGGCGTCACCGCGCCGAGTTGAGGATGGGTCCAGCGCAGCAAGCCCTCGACACTGACGAGCGCGCCCGTTTGCGCATCGAGACACGGTTGAAAAGCCAGCCGCAGTTCGTGCCGTTCGATAGCTGTGCGCATGCAGGCTTCGAGCGTGAGCCGCTGGCGCGCGCGCTCCGCCATATCCGGCGAGAAGAACTTCACGAGGTTGCGCCCCGCTGCCTTCGCCTGATACATCGCGGCATCGGCGTTCTGCATCAGCGTTTCGATGTCCGTGCCGTCGTCGGGATAGAGCGCGACGCCCGCGCTGCACGCGACCTGCAGCGTGACGCCGCCGATCGCATGCGGCTCGCGCACGAGCGGCAGCAGACGTTCGTCGATGGTGCGCGCAACATCGGCCGCGCTGCCCGCATCCGCGAGAATCATTGTGAACTCGTCGCCGCCCAGCCGGCTCACGGTATCGCTGCTGCGCACGGCCTGCACGAGACGCCGCGAAACGGAACGCAGCAAGCCATCGCCGATATGATGGCCGAGCGAATCGTTGATGTCCTTGAAGCGGTCGAGGTCGATGAAGAGCACGGCCACGCGTTGTTGAGCATGCTTCGCGTGTTCGAGCGCCACGCCCAGCCGTTTCGTGAAGAGCGCGCGGTTCGGCAATTCGGTCAACACGTCGTGCTCGGCGAGAAACTCGATGCGCGCCTCGCTTTTCTTACGGTCGGTGATGTCGATCAGTGTGCAGATGTAGTGCGACACGCTGCCGCGTTTGTCGCGCACCGCGCTGATCATCAGCCACGCGGGATAATCGCCGCCTTGTCGCCGCCGGATCTGCGCTTCGCCGTTCCATGAACTCGAACGGTCGACAAGCGTCGCGAGCGCCGTGATCACCGCGCCGCCATTCGCGCCAGCGACGATGAACGCGGGCGGCTGGCCCGCGATATCTTCTGCACGGTAACCCGTCGCGCGATAGAACGACGCGTTGGCCGTCAGCAAACGCCGCTCCTGGTCGAGGATCAGGATCGCTTCGGAAGAAGCCTCGAATACCTTCGCCCACAGTTCGAGCCGCTGCTCCATCAGCTTGATCTGGTTGATCGGCGTGAACGCCGTCAGCACGGCGTCGCGGCCCTGGAAGTTCAGACGCCGCGCGGACAGCATCGCCCACGTCGGTTCGGTGCTCGCTTTCCAGCGCACCTCGAATTCGTCGACGGCATCGCGATCGGACAACTGCTGGAAAAAGCGCGCGCGCACCGACGAATCGAGACCATACGCCCACGGGTCGGTCGTGACGCCGTTGAGCCAGTACAGCGCGGGCTGGTTCGCGTGCAGCACTTCATGACCGGGCACGGCCGTCACCATCATC contains the following coding sequences:
- a CDS encoding LysR substrate-binding domain-containing protein, which codes for MTETVQATDLSFFSTLAASGSLSAAARELGLTPAAVSKRLTQMEQRAGVPLVNRTTRRMMLTPEGEVYLEHARRILDEIDALSELLGSAKKSPKGLLRVNATLGFGRSHVAPAISRFVNRYPQVAVQLQLSVTPPPLTDDAFDVCIRFGEPPDTRVVARRLAANRRLLCAAPSYIAEYGVPLTPHELVRHNCIGIRQGDEAYGVWRLATGRGAARKTEAVRINGNLTTNDGEIAVKWALEGHGVLMRAEWDINEYLADGRLVQVLPGYETPGADIFAVYSQRHQMSARIRTFVDFIAGELREAREGY
- a CDS encoding tartrate dehydrogenase translates to MNTYRIATIPGDGIGKEVVPAGKEVLEALARTSNSFKFEFENFDWGADYYREHGVMMPADGLDAIRNKDAILFGSAGDPDVPDHVTLWGLRLKICQGFDQYANVRPTRILPGIDAPLKRCTPEDLNWVIVRENSEGEYSGVGGRVHQGHPIEAATDVSIMTRAGVERIMRFAFRLAQSRPRKLLTVITKSNAQRHAMVMWDEIALQISKEFPDVKWDKELVDASTARMINRPASLDTIVATNLHADILSDLAAALAGSLGIAPTGNIDPERRYPSMFEPIHGSAFDIMGKGLANPIGTFWSVVMLLEHLGEFEAAKRVMSAVETVTADPSLHTGDLGGKATTAQVTAAVCALVEKVPVAA
- a CDS encoding MFS transporter, with amino-acid sequence MQPELESRVSRKLMLRIIPFVMLLYFVSFLDRVNVGFAAMTMNKAIGLSPTAFGFGGGLFFIGYFLFEVPSNLILHRVGARLWIARVMVTWGIVSAASAFVTGPTSFYVLRFVLGVAEAGFFPGIILYLSLWFPGKQRAAAAAWFMAAAPISTAIGSPISGAIMQLPPMFGLADWQLLYIIEAVPAVVLGFVVLKFLTDTPSKAHWLKDDEREWLIAKLKAEADERKGHSGHTAGALSALRDPRVLALALIYFGTSAGLYTLGLWAPLIIRQYGFSALQTGLLAGIPSVLAVIAMVLWARHSDRTEERTWHIVIPCALACIGFIFAGQAGTALLIVLALVVVNVGISAAKAPLWAMPSMFLSGAGAAAGIAMINSVGNLGGFVGPFAIGWLKNVTGGYAAGLYVVGATLAVSAVVTLMLSRKAAQQPATACMRHDH
- a CDS encoding CsbD family protein, whose protein sequence is MNRDQIKGVAQQVKGKVNEVVGKVTGNRTQQLKGDLQQATGTARKAFGDGKEKIRRMGR
- a CDS encoding EAL domain-containing protein produces the protein MKRNPIFRLLARLRVGRKLLLIYLLDLTAVVYISGILIHEKYISIDFSNKEIVGNAYIGTVRDALIDVAMAGAGQRPPAARLKNAQTDLASTEARYGAHLESAGLNARVRAALDVLAREAQPTAAQINEALEACRELVTRVGNQSNLILDPDLDSYYAMSLSILRYPALLESVNRIGRQLHEGHEGVHAVRSHDELRTRYLVLEGQLDAVLQGLRSDFSEAGAANHALDSTLGPSMARMLTAVESYRHAARIIVDSNGEVDPTLLSIVDVQQQTLVASVQDTWRSTADQLDDLLHARVRGLFSRMWLHLGTALFLLCSILGMVYFVAQQISRPLRQLARVMDTVRRTGDHTVRASWHSQDEIGQLVRGFNEMLEQLDRERDVQKELAATARAAAAQHSLVESTPVPMMVTAVPGHEVLHANQPALYWLNGVTTDPWAYGLDSSVRARFFQQLSDRDAVDEFEVRWKASTEPTWAMLSARRLNFQGRDAVLTAFTPINQIKLMEQRLELWAKVFEASSEAILILDQERRLLTANASFYRATGYRAEDIAGQPPAFIVAGANGGAVITALATLVDRSSSWNGEAQIRRRQGGDYPAWLMISAVRDKRGSVSHYICTLIDITDRKKSEARIEFLAEHDVLTELPNRALFTKRLGVALEHAKHAQQRVAVLFIDLDRFKDINDSLGHHIGDGLLRSVSRRLVQAVRSSDTVSRLGGDEFTMILADAGSAADVARTIDERLLPLVREPHAIGGVTLQVACSAGVALYPDDGTDIETLMQNADAAMYQAKAAGRNLVKFFSPDMAERARQRLTLEACMRTAIERHELRLAFQPCLDAQTGALVSVEGLLRWTHPQLGAVTPAQFIPIAEETRLIIPIGAWVIDEACRQLARWRDDEMGELRMSINLSAIQLRDADIVDTLRRSLAMHGVAPQRLELEITETVLMDSAENYLEAIRAIRALGVKLSLDDFGTGYSSLSYLNRFPLDRLKIDRAFVRDMLDAPADLAVIKAIIELGHELGLRVVAEGVENEDEANTLRSIGCDELQGFLYSPAISAEELETWAAQRVAADVE